In Natronorubrum halophilum, the genomic window GACGATCGTCGAACTCGGACTCAAGAACTCGGACGCGCTCGCGTTTCGGCTCGCGCAGGTCTCGGCGAAGTTCGGCGCGCTCAAGCGCTGGCAGGGCGACGGCTCCGGACGCCTCTCGAACGAACGCCTCCTCGCGGCGCTCGAGGACACGCCGATGTACGCGGAGTCGATTCGGGAGGTGTTCCACGAGGATCTGGACGTCGAGCGGGCGAGCGCGGTCCTCGAGGGGATCCAGTTGGGCGAGATCGACCTCGTGGCCCACCGCGGTCGGACGCCGGTCGGGCGGGGCGGTCGTTCCTCAGGCGGGAAGGAACTGCTGGCACCCGAGAACGCGGACGCGAGCGTCATCAACACCGTTCGGGAACGGCTGCAGGACGACCGGATCATTCTGCTCTGTACCCACTGTACGGACTGGACGGTGAAGACGAAAGTCAAGCGCGTCCGCGACCAACCAGAGTGTCCCGAGTGCGGTTCGACTCGGATCGCCTCGTTGAACCCGTGGGCCGACGAGGTCGTGCGGGCGGTTCGATCGCAGGAGAAAGACGAGGAGCAAGCGGAGATGACCGAGCGGGCGTACCACAGCGCCAGTCTGGTTCAGAGCCACGGCAAACGGGCCGTGATCGCGATGGCCGCCCGCGGCGTCGGCCCGCACAACGCCGCTCGGATCATCAACAAGCTTCGGGAGGACGAAGACGAGTTCTACCGCGACATCCTCTCGAAGGAACGCGAGTACGCGCGCACGCAATCGTTCTGGGACTGAGCCGTCTCGAGCCGGGATCGAACGCTCTCGACGGGGACCTCGTAGCGCGGATCGCTGTAAACGCGTCTCGAGAAGCCGGGCGTCTGCGTCTCACCGTAACCACCATACGAACCGACCGCGTTTATCGTTGTATGAACTTCGCGCCGGGAGCCTGGAAGTACGCGATCCTTCCCCTGCTCGCCGCCCCGTTCGCGTTCGTCTTCAGCGTGACGGCGAGCCTCGTCGCAGTCGCACTCGGTGTCGGAACGCTCGCGTTCTTTCGGGATCCCGAGCGAACGCCGCCGCCGACGGGCGTCGTCTCGCCGGCCGACGGGAACGTCTCCGTGCTCCGCGAGGAGAGCGACCGCGTTCGTCTGGGGGTGTTCATGAACGTCTGGCACGTCCACGTCGTCCGCGCACCGTTCGACGCGTCGGTGACCGACGTCGAGCACGTTTCCGGGGCGAACCGACCCGCCTTCTCGAAGGACTCGGACCGGAACGAGCGCGTGCACGTGCGGTGTGAGACCGAGTCGTCGAACCTGCCCGCGTCCGGATCGCTCGAGGAATCTGGCGGAGAGGGTGAGCTAGACGAGGTGGCGGACGCGAGCGATGCGGATCCCACCGCCGACGGCGGTAGCGCCGCCGGTTCCGAGGACCCGCACGCGAAACCCGACCAACCGCCGAGCGACGCCGAGGTGACGCTGATCGCCGGCGCGTTCGCCCGTCGGATTCACCCCTACGCCGAGCGCGGCGACGACCTCGAGCGCGGCGACCGAATCGGTCACATCGCCTTCGGCAGCCGGGTGGACCTCCTGTTTCCGCCGGAAGTGGATCTCGAGGACGTCGACGTGGAAATCGGAGACTCGATGACGGCCGGGGAGACGGTGGTGCTCGAGTCCGGGACACCGATCGGCGCGGAGATCGATCTCGGTATCGAGTCTGCAGATCTGGATGAGGGAGTCGAGGGCGGGAGTGAGGACAGGAGCGGCGACGAGTCGAACTCTTAGGATCTTATTCGTCGCGCCAGATGGCGAACGAGTGACCGCCGCGCTACTCCGCCGGTTCGATTCGCTGCCCGCTCCGCGTCACTCGGTCGAACGCTTCGAGGTACGCGACTCGCTGCCGAACCTCGGCGACGGATAGATCGAGTCTGGCCGCCAGTTCGTCTGCCGTCTTCGGTTCGTCGAGCGCCTGGAGCACCTCGATTCCGCGGTAGTATCGGACCGTCAGCTCCCGAACACGGTCCTCGATCGGCGTGGTCACCCCGTACCGCTCGTCGAGGTCGACCAGCGCTTCGTTCGCGAATGTGGCGAATCGATCGTCGCCGAGTCGGTCGATCTGCACCTCGAGTTCGGCGCTGACGACGTCGTGGTCCAAGCCAGTTTGCACGAGCGTATTCATGTCCTCGATGTCGCCGTCGCGACCGGCGATCAGCTTGAACAGAAAAATATCCTCGGCGCTGACGAGGCGGACGGCTAACGGGCCCGTCGCGAGGAACCGCTCGCTGCGGTCGATCATGCCCTCGGTCAGCACGAGCTTGTTCGCGACCTGCCGATTGAAGATGTCGAGGCGACAGCCGTCGTCGTTCTCTACGCAACTCGTCGCACCGAGCGCCCGGTAGTCGGGACCCAGCGGTTGCACCTCCGAGTAGCCGAGATCCATCAGGGCGGCCCAGAGTCGGCCGGACGCGTCACCGTCGGAGACGACGAGGTCGATATCTTTCGTCGCGGCCTTCAGGTCGCGGAGCGACATCGCGCCGCCACCGATCAAGAAGACGGTAACCGAGTCGGACAGCCCGTCGGCGATCCGCCGGAACTCGTCCTCGATGTACTCGCGTCCGAACGTCGGTCTCATGCGGAGAGCGTCACCTCGTAGTCCGCCGCCACGTCCCGGAACTCGGACCATTCGGGGAGGCGGTCGTCCTCGATATCGCCACCGGTCTCGAGATACCGGAGCAGGGCGTCGATTTCGTCCTCGAGGTCGTACGTCGCCGCCCGAGTTCGAAGCTCGTCCTCGTCGAGGTCGACGCGGCTGAGCAGGAGCAGACAGTACAACCGGTGACGGGTATCGTCGTCGATCAGCAGCGCGTGACAGCACAGGTCCGCCGGCGGGATCGACTCCAGGTCCTCGGCGTAGAAGTAGTAGCGACGGCCGGTCAGTAGAAACTGGAGGCCGAAGGCCGCGAACCGGGCGAGTCCGGTCTCGTGAAAGCCGGCGGCGTCGATCTCCGTCGCGGTCTGGGCGAGGAATTCGTCGTGATCTTCCCACAGGATCGTCCCGCTCGGCGCGAGCGTTTCGAGCCGCTGGCAATGGAGGTGATGCCCGAGTTCGCGGGCGAACTCGTGGATCCGTTCGAAGTCTCCGTTGAAGCTGTAGCGTCCGTCGTCCGCGCCGACGATCCCGCGGTCACGGAGGCGCGCGAGAACCCGATTGACGGTATTGCGGTAGTTGTCGCTCCGGTCGGCGAGATCGGCGACCGTTCGCGGCCGATCGAGGTAGTAGAGAACCTCCAGGGCCTTTCCATTCAGTAATTCGGAAAAGTCAATGTGGGCGTATTGACGGACGAGATCCCGATACACCTCGACCGCCCGAGCGTCGGAGGGAGTGATTCGCTTCCGGCGACCGTCGCGTTCCGTGTAGACCACGCCCTTCCCGGCGAGGTTCGCGACGACGCGGGAGACGTAACTTTCGCTGTACTCGAGTCTGGTCGCGAGTTCGGAGATCGTCTCGCCTCGTTCGATAGCCCCGAGGACCTCGAGTTCGCTGCCTCTGAGCACGGTGTAACATAGTACGAAACTATTATATAAACCAGTTTCGGGTAGTGTTACAGCCGGCGGGTGCTCGAGTTCGGGATTCTCGGTGAAGTCGCTCGAGAACGGACGACTTGTGGTGGAGATTGTGTCTCGAGGGGCAGTTCTCGAGAGGATCATCGCACTCGTCGTACTCGGGCGAACCGCGATGCATCGTTCGTCTGGACCGACAGCGATCTCATTCACCCGGACCGAAGCACGTCCTCGTGACGGACTACTAAGCTGGTTATTGAGTGCCCCCAAGGGGACAGAGCCAAAAATTACAGCGCCCCACCCCATTTCCGCATGATCTCCAGTTGATCCACACGAAACAGGGCCTACTGGTAATGATGGGTGGGACCTCGATAACCGGTGTTGTCGAGTCCACTTAGGAGGGGTACGCACGTTTAAATACAATAACGAAGCCCCGCCGGCGTGATGCGCCGTCCTCAAGATAATTTACTGATTGTCTTCGCGCTCGTCGAACTTGCTTGTGACCAGTGAGAAACACCCACTGAACTCATGCGCTCAAACTGGCGCGAAAATAATACTTTGTCTGTTTTATCTGCCAACTGTTACGATTGCAGCGATAATGATACCCAGTACGAACCCGGATATTACTATCTCTGCCAGTATATTTTGGATGTAGCCTGTTATTTCGATACCAATCAGCAACATAATCGGGATTATTCCAACCGCAGCGATTACGATGACTGCAAAGACTGTGTACCCTGGATTTTCACTCATGTTTTCACTTTAGCAGAGCGAAAGATATCTCTCATCATTCTTCCGCTAGTCCCACATATTCGTGTGGTATAGGTCCGCTACCTGTCTTTCGCTCTGTCTAATCAGAGCAGATTCAAATATAAAAGCGTACATCCTTAATGAATTCTAATACTTCAAAATCGCATGACTGCAACGGTATAAAATATTTGACTTATTTGGCCAGCCTTTATTTCTTCGTCAAACATCCGAATAGTAATATACATTATGTATACTGTATACGTGTAGTATATGGTCACAGTTGTATCTGAACAGATAAGTCATGGCTGGGGTGAAACTGTTCACAAGAGACTAGATGGTGAGAGCTACTATTTTGTGTCTTTTGACGAATACAAAGCAAAGCGCCGGGCCGATATATTTGAAAGTCTTTGGTTGGCAATTGACGGTGTAGATATCGTGGATCAGGATGTGATTCCAGTAAAAGTAGCACGTGAGGGAAAGGCGGCTATTGCTTCATACCTCTATAGTGTACATCTCAAGTCAATCGGCAATATTGCAGAAATCCTTAAAGTATCAGCTTCCACAGTTGAACAATACCTTACAGATGTAAAAGCAGGTAGAAGATTATAGATATATGACTGATCAGCTAACGATAAATCCTGATGCTTTTCTCTGGCTCAATCCCCTACCACTGGTCTTCACCTGTTGAGAGAATCGATTTTCCGAATATGAATACGAGCGATAATCGACTGTTTTCATATCGTGGCAGCTGCCATCGAGATAGTTCTCGTAGCGGCCACGCTTTGCTCGATACAACTCAATCAATGAATTATTTCGAAATTATATGATGGCTGTTATTTGATCTGGGGAAGTTCGTTGTGATGTTCCGCTAATAACTCTAATGTGGGTCTAATTTCACTGAATCGTGGTCCCCGTTCTACGCAATTCATGTTGGGACTCCATTCGATAAATCCGTAATCATCTAATTTGGGAAGGTGAACATGCCGGTGTTTGATGCTACTCCGCTGTTCAGTTTCTGCAACATCGGGTGGTGTGTCAAGGCAACTTGGGGAGTCTGTCTGGGGATTCTCCTTCAGCAAGGAGAATAGCAGTTCTCGTCGTTGTGCGTTTGATATCACTTCGTATAATTTGTCGTGGGGTGAATTCATGGACAGGTAAGCCCAAACTATCCATGCGGATAAAGTTCGGGCCAATATGTGTTGAAACCATGTTTTGAATATCTGAGTGAATCCCCTTCTACTCAGTTCGCACAAGGGCTTATCGTGCCGTATAGATGTTTTTTGTCCGAATAGAACGCCGTGAGAGACAGATTCAATGCTACTTCTTGGGGTTGCACGTCGACAGATCCGGTTTCCCGAATATGCACACGAGATCGGAAACGTCGTGTGCATATTGAGTGACGATCGCCGCGACGAACCTCGGAACAATTCTGATTGGGTGACAGAAACACCCCGATTATGGGCTATGGGCGGGGTTGAGTGAGTCGAAAAAACTAGGATTCGGGGGTTCGTGTGTACGAGTATGCGAATCCGAACCGACGGCGACTATGCGTACCGAAACGATGCGATCGACCGCGCAGCACGCTTCTACGACTGTAACAAGACGAAAGCCGTCGTCTCAGCGTGTGACGACGTGCCCCGACTGGTTGCAGCTGCCCGCCAGGTCCTCGAGCGCGACGACCTCACTCACGAGCAGCGCCGGGAGATCGCCGAGACGTTGAGTACTCGAGTCACGACCTTCGATGTTGGTCAGTCCGTAGTTGTTGAAAAAGAGTAGTGACCCTGCTCAAGTCCTGTTTTGAGAGGGGTATCTCAGTGAACGATACACTACAGATGCAAACTGAACGCCGCAATTTCTATCAGTTACCAATGATGCTCGTTGAATGGTGCTGAATATAGGGCGCAAATGTGGCACGTGTTGGGAGCAGGTCTGCGATGGATCGTGATTGGTCAGTACTGCAGCAATAGTTACTGACGTACGGACCTCTCAGTCCATCGTTCTGACCCACTCTAAGGTGAACAATTTACCAAAGAGATACCAGAACCGGTGCCGGTACAACATGATAAGCGGGAAGTACCGAATGATCCCTTCAATCACGAACTGATAGACACTGGGAGCGACGTACTTGAGCACGCCCATGAAGCATAGGACCGGAATCTTCCGCGAACTGCAGAGCCCGCGGTTCCACACCTCGTAAGCCACAAGTTCGGGTCGTCTCCGTTCCTTCGCATTCACCGCTCCGGGCCCAAATCGGAGCTCACGGTTGAACTCCTGTACGAACGTTGTATCCATCGTCAAGAGGAACGGGTAGAACAGGACTGCCCACGTAATAATCGCTGGGACGCCGTTGACCAGTTCGTGGAGCGGCAGCGAATACCAGTCCAAAACCATGGATACCGTGTCCATGACCGCCCAACCGACTGCGCTTGTTACGCCCCAGATAAAGAGTAGGATTATCCCAATCAACCAGTACAGGTCCTTCGCCAGAAAGATAGGCTGTGTGACCGGTTTATGTGGGTCGTGGTTGGCCGCTTGTTCCCCTGCTTTGATCGCACGTGTTCGCAAATCGGGATCGGAAACCGAACTAAATCCTGCAAAAATCGGTGGATACCAGTACACGGTTCGGTAGATCCGAAGAAAGTCGGCTCGCACCTCTCGGTACCGATCGATACTCACTACTCGATGGAACATGATCCGTCTTATCAGCGGGTGTGAGAGGAGTTTGGCGAGCACTTACAGAGGTATACAGTCCGATGGAATATAATCATTACCACGGTTTCTGATATAATGAACCGTTGTCATCAAATCCTTACTGTGGATGAGTTGCTGAATACATCCTCTATAGTCAGCAGGCACCTTTTGATAGATCCAAGAGAGATCGGTAACCACTCCAGTAACTATTTGACCTGTACTTGCCGCTAAGGATATTAAACCGAATTCTTTGCCGAGGTTTTCAATAGAGTCGGATTAGAAGACGTCGCCGATCGAGATTTTTGCTTGCTGGGTTCCGCGGTGATCGCCGCCACCGTGCCACCGGAGCAGCGGGAGATCGCTCGCTCGAACCATCTTGTCTGTGACGACCGTGCAGCCGGAGCGCCCATGTGGCCGGTAGACGACGAAACAGTACCAGCCGTCCGCTCGCCGAAGCTTGTCGTGATACGCTCGGTAGACCTTGAAGTTGCCCGGCTGGCCGTCGGCGTGCTCGAGCATGGTGCTCTTGATCTCGACGGGCGTTCCGTTTCCGAATCTCGCGTCGTGCCAGCTGGCGCGCTCGAGTTCGAAGCGTCGTTTCTTCGCCATCCGTTTCTCGCAGGCCGTCCCGAAGTGGTTCGCTCGCTTCGATCGACTCCGAGTCATGGCTGACTCATCACGCACGCGCTCGTCGCGCGTCTTTATTTATTTCTCCGCCGCCGTCTATGGATCGAATACAGGCGATGGGCCGTGATACGCGGCCCTGTCGGGCCGCGCCCATAGTAAAGGGGGGATAGTTGCCGTTGCCAGCGTGCCACCTGTACGCGGTCATGCAATTACCTCTTCGACTTTGGCAAGCGTATCGACGTGCTCGCCGTCGTCTTTGTACTCTCGCCAGCGAGTACCGACCCATTGGTGGCTGTAGGGAACGTACGTCGCTGTCTCGCGATTTGACATACCTTCCTCTTTGCACCTGATAGCCGTCCAAATGGCCGTTTTGCGGGCCGCCTCGCCCGCCCCCATTTCGTCGGTTTCGTCGCCGTAACTCGACCACGACCAATCACTCGCCTCTTTCGTGTTGTACCGGAGGTCCGTCGGAGGCACGCCTTCGATCTCGCCTTCAATATCGGCGAGTTGCGCGTTCCGAATCGAGTCGGCGATGACGGCCTTTTTCTGACTCACCTTCTTGACGATCGTGCCGACGCGCCAGAGCATTGGATGAATCGATCGCTCGCCGTGCGCGATGTAGATGAGAGCGCCGCCGTACTTCCGGATCTTGTATACCAGCGGAGCCATCTTCTTGCGGGTTTCGTGGCCCTGTTTGCCGGTCCCACTGGCGGCACTCGAGAACTCGTCACCGATGAACAGTTTGTCGCGCTGGCTGTGCTTGAGCGGATCGCCATCCTGCTCGACCCACTCCATAAGTGTGCCGTAGTCACCGATCCAGCCGTCCTGTACATCGCCGTCAGCGTCCACCCAGCGGTTCTTTTCCTCGAGCGACTGGATGTTCGTGCCGAGCAGCGAGTTCTCCTGATGGAGCGCACGCCAGCGTTGTGCGAGCAGACACGCGAAGTCCGTCTTCCCCGCGCCCATCTCGCCCAAGACAACGATCACTGGAGCCGGGCCGTTGATGAGTTCGTCCACCGTGCCGATGGCCTTCAGACCGCTCACATCGGCACGCTGTGACGTGTCTCCAACCATGTGCTTGATCGTGGCCATATCGCCGTTTTCCATCGCTCTGCGGAAGTTCTCGGTCCCTTCGACCATCCGGATTTCCTCGTGTTTCGCGAGGTTTTTCGACTGGCCGGGCATCTTGTCGGGCCGATCGGCCGACGTCGGATCGTAGTGGATCGATCGAACGGCCATCGCCCGGCTAATCTGCTCGTCGCGAACGATGCCGCCGTGGTCGGCGATCTCCCGATTCTCGCGCTGTCCGTAGCCTTCCTGGTGCTCCCGCGCTTCGGCCGTGACGTGTAGGTCATTGTCGTCAGTCATCGGTCCCTCCGTCGGCTGCTGCCGCCTGCTCGCCGCCCGTGTTGATCGTGACGGGTGCCGTTTCCATCGGGTCGGTCGCGTCGAACTCCTGTTCGTATTCGCCAAGGTCGCTAATTTCGTCGCTTGACCACTCTTCGGCGTCGTCTTCGGCTGCCTCGAAGCGTTCTTTGACGCTGGTTTTCTGGGTCATCAACCCGCGTTCGTCGGCTTCGGCGTGCGCGTTGATCGTATCGCGTTCAATCTCGATTCCCATCCGGCTGATCCGCCCGCGTAGCTTGTTGTAGGCAATCGCCGTTTCGACTAACTCGCCGTGGACGTCCTCGAGCATGGCTTTGATCGTGACGAGTTTCGAGTCCGAGAGTTGGCTGAAGTAGCAGCCGGTGACGATGAGCGTCCCGTTCTCGCCCTGATCCGGGTGCCAGTCGAACTCTCGAACCTCGAACGCTTCGTTGTCGTTCACGCGGTACGGTGACGGTCCCTCGACGGTCTTGTTCGACCACACCTCTGGTTCAACGTAGAACTTCTTTCGTACGTCTTCGACACCGTTGACGTGGTAGACTTCCGTCATCCGCCGGTTTCGGAGCGCTCGAGCGCCGGTGACGAACAGCGCGAGCAGCGGCGGTCCGAGCAACAGGAGCGCAGCGAACCAGCCGATCGCGATCGGTGGAATGCCGGGGATGCTCGGACGGATCAAGACGAGTGCCGCCCCGAGCGACACCACGACACCGAGCACGATCAGCTGGCCCTCGGCAGCGATGTACGTCAGTCGATCCGCCCAGGAGCCGAACGTCCCGCTCGTCTGTTCGCTCATGCCTCCATCACCCCGCTTTCTTCGGAGCGGAGGACGTGCCACGTCCCGACACCGGCCAGCCCGACGGTCATGAGAATCCCCGAGAACAGTCCCGACTCGCCGCCGAAGTGCCGGAACGGGTTCTCGTCGCCTTCGCTCGGTTCTTCTATCTTGCTCGAGAGACGGACGGTGGTTCCGCTGACGCTGACACCGACCGTCGACGCCCCGCGCATCTCGCGGACGTCCATCGAGATCGTCGTCTCACCGCGCTCGAGGTTGTAGTCTTCGCTCGGCACCTGGACCGCGCCTTCCTCGCCGACGCCCGCGAGTGCGTCCGAGACGGTGACCGTCCGCGGCCGATCGGCGTCGAAGGTGATCGTCGCGGTTCCGTTCGCGAGTTCGTACTCAGTAATTCGGAGACCGTCGCCGAACTCAGCTTCGAATGCGGGTTCGGCCGTCGCGTTCTCCGTTTCGTTCCCGTCCTGTGCGGCGACTGGCCCAACGCCCATGCCCATCGCGAGCGCCACCGCTACGACGACAACCACAAAAAAGATCCGTCGCATCCTCAGTTCCCTCCGAGTCCCGGAATGAGGTCGGTCACAACCCCGATGACAGCGAGAACGACGACTCCGATGAGCCCCAGACCGAGCAGTGCGCCACCCTCTCCGAGGTCATCGAGCGGATTGGGGACGGTAAGGTCTACCTCAGTGTCATCATCTGAGTTCATCTCTTCGACCAGTTCGTACTGTTGTTCTAAGAGTTCCTTCTGAAACTGCTCGAACTCGTCCAGCCGATCGTGTACCTCCTCGTAGTCGGTCGGCGTCTCGGTTGTGAGATCGTTATCCGTGAACGTCACCGAATCCGTATCGACTATCTCGCCGTCCTCGTTGAGTCCCTGTGCCGAGTCGATCGTGAACTCTCGCGTGTCTTCGAACTCCACGAATCCGGTTTGCTCGACCTGCTCGCCCTCCGAATTTTCGACCACGACAGTAGTAGAGAATAGGACGGTTGGGGCCGCAGTCGTTTCACTAACCAAATCCGTCAAATCTGCTGGCGTATAGGTCTCTCCCACCTGAAGATCGCCGTCCGGCCCCGGATCGATATACAACGTTCCGCTGATCGTTTTCCCCTCGATCGCGGCCACGTCCTCATTCGCTTCCGGCCCCTCGTCGTCCGGGTCGGTGAGCGGTCCTATTGTAATCGTGTTATGGGTCGTAGACGGCGTTTGACCGAGCATCGACAGGTGAGCATTGACGAGCGCGTGCGGGTCGTCTTCCGGCGCGTCGTCTGACAACGAGGTGAACGTCTGGATTTCTTCGTAGCTCAGTTCATCGTCTACGATTTGCTCATACACGTTGTCTACCATCGTCTCGACGTTGGTAGAGGCGGTGTTGAGCGCGTCGAGTACCGACTGAATCGCAGCGTTCCAATCGTTATGGGACCACAGGAGTTGTGCGCCGGCTACTTCGCCGTCCCGACCGAATTCGTTGTCGTAGACGTTCCGGTACTCCGCATCATCGAACTCCTTAATCTCTATCTCAAGGGTTTCAACGACGAACCAGCCGTTTGCATCGTCTGAGTCCCGCATCTTGTAAATTTCCTCCCCGTCATCCTCTGGAGTTGGGTCCAGTGCCGGGAGACCAATATTCCCAAGTTCTCCGACATCGCGAGTGGCTCCGGTTGCACTCTGGCCGTTATCGAACTCAATCGCAAACGTCGGTGCCGAAATTGTACTCCCGTCGGGGAGATCGTAGACCATATCGCTCACGTCATGGTCGAGATCTGTGATTCCTCCCGCACTTTCGTCAGACGATCCATAGGTGCTAGCGAGGCGGTAATATTCCTCATAATCAGCAGGCTCAGAGTAGTCACCGGCTTCATCGAGCGCGAGGTGCAGGCGCTGCCACCGATCACGAATCGAGCGTAGAACAAGATGCGACTCGTTGACGATCTCCTCGAGCGGGGTTGAATAGACTTCATCAACTTTCGCGGTAGCAGCGTCAATCGCATCCTGTCGGCTCGCTCCTTGCTCCTGAATCTCCCGGTAAGCCG contains:
- a CDS encoding protein sorting system archaetidylserine decarboxylase produces the protein MNFAPGAWKYAILPLLAAPFAFVFSVTASLVAVALGVGTLAFFRDPERTPPPTGVVSPADGNVSVLREESDRVRLGVFMNVWHVHVVRAPFDASVTDVEHVSGANRPAFSKDSDRNERVHVRCETESSNLPASGSLEESGGEGELDEVADASDADPTADGGSAAGSEDPHAKPDQPPSDAEVTLIAGAFARRIHPYAERGDDLERGDRIGHIAFGSRVDLLFPPEVDLEDVDVEIGDSMTAGETVVLESGTPIGAEIDLGIESADLDEGVEGGSEDRSGDESNS
- a CDS encoding DUF6036 family nucleotidyltransferase, with the translated sequence MRPTFGREYIEDEFRRIADGLSDSVTVFLIGGGAMSLRDLKAATKDIDLVVSDGDASGRLWAALMDLGYSEVQPLGPDYRALGATSCVENDDGCRLDIFNRQVANKLVLTEGMIDRSERFLATGPLAVRLVSAEDIFLFKLIAGRDGDIEDMNTLVQTGLDHDVVSAELEVQIDRLGDDRFATFANEALVDLDERYGVTTPIEDRVRELTVRYYRGIEVLQALDEPKTADELAARLDLSVAEVRQRVAYLEAFDRVTRSGQRIEPAE
- a CDS encoding MarR family transcriptional regulator, whose product is MLRGSELEVLGAIERGETISELATRLEYSESYVSRVVANLAGKGVVYTERDGRRKRITPSDARAVEVYRDLVRQYAHIDFSELLNGKALEVLYYLDRPRTVADLADRSDNYRNTVNRVLARLRDRGIVGADDGRYSFNGDFERIHEFARELGHHLHCQRLETLAPSGTILWEDHDEFLAQTATEIDAAGFHETGLARFAAFGLQFLLTGRRYYFYAEDLESIPPADLCCHALLIDDDTRHRLYCLLLLSRVDLDEDELRTRAATYDLEDEIDALLRYLETGGDIEDDRLPEWSEFRDVAADYEVTLSA
- a CDS encoding DUF7692 domain-containing protein, yielding MRIRTDGDYAYRNDAIDRAARFYDCNKTKAVVSACDDVPRLVAAARQVLERDDLTHEQRREIAETLSTRVTTFDVGQSVVVEKE